Genomic segment of Pseudomonas sp. DY-1:
CCGGCGCAGGCCATTGCCAAAGCTCCCGGTGCTCCGTAAGGTGCCGCCAGCCAGAAGAGGAGAAGAAGCATGAGCGACCTGCAACAGTTGATCGACAACAACGCGCGCTGGGCCGAGAAGATCAAGCAACAAGACCCGGACTTCTTTGCCAAGCTGGCCAAGCAGCAGGTGCCGGAGTACCTCTGGATCGGCTGCTCCGATGCCCGCGTGCCGGCCAACGAAATCGTCGGCATGCTGCCCGGCGACCTCTTCGTCCACCGCAACGTGGCCAACGTGGTACTGCACACCGACCTCAACTGCCTGTCGGTCATCCAGTACGCCGTGGACGTGCTCAAGGTGAGGCATATCCTGGTCACCGGCCACTATGGCTGCGGTGGCGTCCGCGCCGCCATGCGCGATACCCAGTACGGCCTGATCGATGGCTGGCTGCGCACCATTCGCGACCTCTACTACGACCAGCGCGAGCACCTCGCCACCTTCGCCACCGAAGAAGAGCGCGTCGACCGCCTCTGCGAGCTGAACGTCATCCAGCAGGTGGCCAACGTCAGCCACACCACTATCGTCCAGAACGCCTGGCACCGTGGCCAGGAACTCTCCGTCCACGGCTGCATCTATGGCATCAAGGACGGCATCTGGAAAAACCTCAACGTCACCGTCAGCGGCATGGAACAACTGCCGCCGCAGTACCGCCTGCGCCCTATCGGACAGAACTGAACCATGACGCAATACAACAGCCGGGCCGTTGGCCTGGCCTGGCTCGGCCTGCTCGTGGCCAGCGTTTTCTGGGCCGGCAACGCCTTGGTTGCCCGCGCCTTCCACGATGCCATCCCGCCGTTC
This window contains:
- the can gene encoding carbonate dehydratase; the encoded protein is MSDLQQLIDNNARWAEKIKQQDPDFFAKLAKQQVPEYLWIGCSDARVPANEIVGMLPGDLFVHRNVANVVLHTDLNCLSVIQYAVDVLKVRHILVTGHYGCGGVRAAMRDTQYGLIDGWLRTIRDLYYDQREHLATFATEEERVDRLCELNVIQQVANVSHTTIVQNAWHRGQELSVHGCIYGIKDGIWKNLNVTVSGMEQLPPQYRLRPIGQN